A genomic stretch from Hymenobacter psoromatis includes:
- a CDS encoding enoyl-ACP reductase: MSSNLLAGKVGIISGALNSQSIAWKVAQKAHAEGARIVLTNAPLAMRMGEIKALAAEIDAPIIPADATSVEELGTLFTEAQAHFGGKIDFLLHSIGMSANIRKGKSYGDLDYKFFQQTLDVSALSLHKMLAVAEKQDAFNEWGSVVALSYIAAQRAFLDYTDMAQAKAVLESIARSYGQRLGHLKKVRVNTISQSPTKTTAGTGIAGFNAFYEYANKMAPLGNAPAEACADYCVSLFSDLTRYVTMQNLLHDGGFSSTGISQALADLMEKAGTGE, encoded by the coding sequence ATGTCCTCCAACCTCCTCGCCGGCAAAGTCGGCATCATCTCCGGCGCGCTCAATTCCCAATCCATTGCCTGGAAAGTGGCCCAGAAGGCCCACGCCGAAGGCGCACGCATCGTGCTCACCAATGCCCCGCTAGCCATGCGCATGGGCGAAATCAAGGCGCTGGCCGCTGAGATTGACGCGCCCATCATCCCGGCCGATGCTACCTCGGTGGAGGAACTGGGCACGCTGTTTACGGAGGCGCAGGCGCACTTTGGCGGCAAGATTGACTTCCTGCTGCACTCCATTGGCATGAGCGCCAATATTCGCAAGGGCAAGAGCTACGGCGACCTCGACTACAAATTCTTCCAGCAGACGCTCGACGTATCGGCGCTCTCGCTGCACAAGATGCTGGCAGTGGCCGAAAAGCAGGATGCCTTCAACGAGTGGGGTAGCGTGGTGGCACTCAGCTACATCGCGGCCCAGCGCGCCTTCCTCGACTACACCGACATGGCGCAGGCCAAGGCCGTGCTCGAAAGCATTGCCCGCAGCTATGGCCAGCGCCTGGGCCACCTCAAAAAGGTGCGCGTGAACACTATCTCGCAGTCGCCGACCAAAACCACGGCCGGCACCGGCATCGCGGGCTTCAACGCGTTCTATGAGTACGCCAATAAAATGGCCCCGCTCGGCAACGCGCCCGCCGAAGCCTGCGCCGACTACTGCGTATCGCTCTTCTCGGACCTGACCCGCTACGTGACCATGCAAAACCTGCTGCACGACGGCGGCTTCAGCAGCACCGGTATCTCGCAAGCGCTGGCCGATTTGATGGAAAAGGCCGGGACCGGGGAGTAG
- a CDS encoding RND transporter encodes MIAETFIRRPIMAIVASLVIVLVGILAMRSLPIGQYPEITPPTVSVSASYIGADAQTVEQTVATPVEVQVNGTPGMTYLQSNNTSNGQMAMTVNFEIGTDVNIAALDVQNRVGIATPTLPLEVQRLGLTVRKRNPSILMLVAMFAPKGTHNTTFLDNYANVFVKDALLRTKGVGDIVSRADDFSMRIWLKPDKLAALGITAADIQNALNEQNAQIAAGSVGAPPAQKGQSFEYIVTVQGRLATVEQFGNVIIKTRPTDGSLVYLKDVARIELGKFNYANNSYVDGKRAAYLLVYQAPGANALETYDNVLATMNQLKKQFPADLDYIVPFESASVVKVSIDEVVHTLVEALGLVVVVVFLFLQNWRSTLIPVLAIPVSIIGSFIAFIPLGFTINTLTLFGFVLAIGIVVDDAIVVVEAVEVNINERKMSPMDATLEAMREISAPVIAIALILAAVFVPVGFIPGITGRLYQQFAITIAISVLISAFVALSLTPALCTLLLKPHDENEKNKSFIDKGFKKFNDWFGRVTGSYTNGVKRGIRFSRFVVIMLVCIVVGAGLLFRGKPSGFLPTEDEGRIYVTFNLPEGASTERTVAVLQGMMKELEHTKGVAHFAALGGLNAVNFSSKSNSGTIFCQLEPWDQRTDKALQLQGMIATIQKNMARFQEATTVVISPPAIPGLGNTGGFSFIFQEREAGGDIQVFDANLQKFLAAIRKRPEISAAFSFFTANTPGYRLDIDRLKAKKLGVSIGDIGNTLRTYLGSAYINDFTLYGRTFHVVAQADSSYRGDMVDLGQYYVRNSAGGMVPLSAVTTYHRIESAPLISHYNLFRSAEINGGAAPGYSSGDAIKALQETAEQTLPQGYGYEFSGLSREELIAGGQTIYIFALSILFVFLFLAALYESWSVPFSVLLAVPVGIFGAILALFFLPKLTNNVYAQIGMITLIGLSAKNAILIIEFAKERVDRGMPLVEATLEAVRLRLRPIIMTSLAFILGILPLVFASGAGAQSRQTLGWTVLGGMLAATGLGIFIVPVLYVIITRFAYGKEKLAELEKNYKPDEEHGGPKKQEPEGGIPPEGTQPALA; translated from the coding sequence ATGATTGCCGAAACCTTTATTCGCCGGCCCATTATGGCCATCGTGGCCTCGCTGGTTATCGTGCTGGTGGGCATTCTGGCCATGCGCAGCCTGCCCATTGGGCAGTATCCCGAAATCACGCCGCCCACGGTGTCGGTGTCGGCTAGCTACATCGGGGCCGATGCCCAGACCGTGGAGCAAACCGTGGCTACGCCCGTGGAGGTGCAGGTGAACGGCACGCCCGGCATGACCTACCTCCAGAGCAATAATACCAGCAATGGCCAGATGGCCATGACGGTTAACTTTGAGATAGGGACGGACGTCAACATCGCGGCCCTCGACGTGCAGAACCGGGTGGGCATCGCGACCCCTACCCTCCCCCTGGAGGTGCAGCGCCTGGGCCTGACCGTGCGCAAGCGCAATCCCAGCATCTTGATGCTGGTAGCCATGTTTGCCCCCAAAGGAACCCACAACACGACATTTCTAGACAATTACGCCAACGTGTTCGTGAAGGACGCGCTGCTGCGCACGAAGGGGGTAGGCGACATCGTGTCGCGGGCTGATGACTTCTCGATGCGCATCTGGCTCAAGCCCGACAAGCTGGCCGCGCTCGGCATCACGGCTGCCGACATCCAGAACGCGCTGAACGAGCAGAACGCCCAGATTGCGGCCGGCTCGGTGGGCGCACCACCCGCCCAGAAGGGGCAGTCGTTCGAGTATATCGTGACGGTGCAGGGCCGCCTAGCTACGGTGGAGCAGTTCGGCAACGTCATCATCAAGACCCGGCCCACCGATGGCTCGCTGGTGTATCTCAAGGACGTGGCCCGCATCGAGCTGGGTAAGTTCAACTACGCCAACAACTCCTACGTGGACGGCAAGCGCGCCGCCTACCTGCTGGTGTACCAGGCACCGGGGGCCAACGCCCTCGAAACCTACGACAACGTGCTGGCGACTATGAACCAGCTCAAAAAGCAGTTTCCGGCCGACCTCGACTACATCGTGCCCTTCGAGTCGGCGAGTGTAGTTAAGGTGTCCATTGACGAAGTAGTGCACACGTTGGTGGAGGCGCTCGGGCTGGTGGTCGTGGTGGTGTTCCTGTTCCTGCAAAACTGGCGCTCTACCCTCATTCCGGTGCTGGCCATTCCGGTGTCCATCATTGGGTCGTTTATCGCGTTTATTCCGCTGGGCTTTACCATTAATACGCTGACGCTCTTCGGCTTCGTATTGGCCATCGGCATCGTGGTGGACGATGCCATTGTGGTAGTCGAAGCCGTGGAGGTGAATATCAACGAGCGCAAGATGAGCCCGATGGATGCCACGCTGGAAGCCATGCGCGAGATTTCGGCCCCGGTTATCGCCATCGCGCTCATTCTGGCGGCGGTGTTCGTGCCGGTGGGCTTCATTCCGGGCATCACGGGGCGCTTGTATCAGCAGTTTGCCATTACAATTGCCATTTCGGTGCTGATTTCGGCCTTCGTGGCCTTGTCGCTCACGCCGGCGCTGTGCACGCTGCTGCTCAAGCCCCACGACGAAAATGAGAAAAATAAGAGCTTCATTGACAAGGGTTTTAAGAAATTCAACGACTGGTTTGGGCGCGTCACGGGCAGCTATACCAATGGCGTGAAGCGCGGCATCCGGTTTTCGCGCTTCGTGGTCATTATGCTGGTGTGCATCGTGGTAGGGGCCGGGCTGCTGTTTCGCGGCAAGCCCAGCGGGTTTTTGCCCACCGAGGATGAAGGCCGCATCTACGTCACCTTCAACCTGCCCGAAGGTGCTTCCACCGAGCGCACCGTGGCCGTGCTGCAAGGCATGATGAAGGAGCTGGAGCACACGAAAGGCGTCGCCCACTTCGCGGCTCTCGGCGGCCTGAACGCGGTTAATTTCTCCTCAAAGTCAAACTCCGGCACCATCTTCTGCCAGTTGGAACCCTGGGACCAGCGCACTGATAAGGCCCTGCAGCTGCAAGGCATGATAGCGACGATTCAGAAAAACATGGCTCGCTTCCAGGAAGCGACCACGGTTGTCATCTCGCCGCCCGCCATTCCGGGTTTGGGCAACACGGGCGGCTTTTCGTTTATTTTTCAGGAGCGCGAGGCCGGGGGTGATATTCAGGTCTTCGACGCCAACTTACAGAAGTTTCTGGCCGCCATTCGCAAGCGGCCCGAAATCTCGGCGGCGTTCTCGTTCTTCACCGCCAACACGCCGGGCTACCGCCTGGATATTGACCGCCTGAAAGCCAAGAAATTAGGCGTTTCAATTGGCGACATCGGCAACACGCTGCGCACCTACCTGGGCAGCGCCTACATTAACGACTTCACGCTCTACGGCCGCACCTTCCACGTGGTGGCGCAGGCCGATTCGTCGTATCGCGGCGACATGGTGGACCTGGGCCAGTACTACGTGCGCAACAGCGCCGGCGGCATGGTGCCGCTGAGCGCCGTCACGACCTACCACCGCATTGAATCCGCCCCGCTCATCTCGCATTACAACCTCTTCCGGTCGGCCGAAATCAATGGCGGCGCGGCCCCCGGCTACAGCTCCGGCGATGCCATCAAAGCCTTGCAGGAAACCGCTGAGCAAACCCTACCCCAGGGCTACGGCTACGAGTTCTCGGGCCTGAGCCGGGAGGAGCTGATTGCTGGCGGCCAGACGATTTACATCTTCGCGCTGTCTATTCTCTTCGTATTCCTGTTTCTGGCGGCGCTCTACGAAAGCTGGTCGGTGCCCTTTTCGGTGCTGCTGGCCGTGCCGGTGGGCATTTTCGGGGCCATCCTGGCGCTGTTTTTCCTCCCCAAGCTCACCAATAACGTGTACGCCCAAATCGGGATGATTACACTCATCGGCCTCTCGGCCAAAAACGCCATCCTGATTATTGAGTTTGCTAAAGAGCGCGTGGACAGAGGGATGCCGCTGGTAGAAGCTACCCTCGAAGCCGTGCGCCTGCGCCTGCGACCCATCATTATGACCTCGCTGGCCTTCATCCTGGGCATCCTACCCCTGGTGTTTGCCTCGGGCGCGGGCGCGCAAAGCCGCCAGACGCTGGGCTGGACGGTGCTCGGCGGGATGCTGGCCGCCACCGGTCTGGGCATTTTCATCGTGCCGGTGCTCTACGTCATCATCACCCGCTTTGCCTACGGTAAGGAGAAGCTCGCCGAGCTGGAGAAAAACTACAAGCCCGACGAAGAGCACGGCGGCCCCAAAAAGCAGGAGCCGGAAGGCGGCATCCCGCCGGAAGGCACCCAGCCGGCGCTGGCGTAG
- a CDS encoding efflux transporter periplasmic adaptor subunit: protein MKTNYLALCAIAGLLASAACGKKDDNKKNAPPPPTPVSVVEAHTTDAVYYDQYPATAVALKSVELRSQITGFITGLYFKEGDLVPANKVLYEIDKRQYEDAYRQAVANLHSAQATAQNAQVNQARYQQLLQQEAVARQLAENAVTTASTSSSQVAAAQAGVGLARTNLAFATIKSPFAGRIGISQVRLGSQVAAGTTVLNTISTENPMGVDFAVTETDIPRFLALQSKKGGVGDSTLRFVLPDGKPYGEPGRIQTIDRAVDPQTGTITVRVVFANSQHRLKAGLSGVLKVLNTDSGHHLVIPNKAIVEQMGENFVYVALGDSAKQRKVKLGPRLRDEIVVLNGIKAGDKVVTDGVQKLRDGAKIQISAPGAPVAGPAGPAAK from the coding sequence ATGAAGACTAACTACCTGGCCCTGTGCGCCATTGCGGGCCTACTGGCCAGCGCCGCGTGCGGCAAGAAAGACGACAACAAGAAAAACGCCCCGCCGCCGCCTACCCCCGTGAGCGTGGTGGAAGCCCACACGACCGATGCCGTGTACTACGACCAGTACCCCGCTACGGCGGTGGCGCTCAAGAGCGTAGAGCTGCGCTCGCAGATTACGGGCTTTATCACGGGCCTTTACTTTAAGGAAGGCGACTTGGTGCCAGCGAACAAGGTGTTGTATGAAATTGACAAGCGCCAGTATGAGGATGCCTACCGGCAGGCGGTGGCCAACCTGCACAGCGCCCAGGCCACGGCCCAGAACGCGCAGGTGAACCAAGCGCGCTACCAGCAGCTGCTGCAACAGGAGGCCGTGGCCCGGCAGCTGGCCGAAAACGCCGTGACCACCGCCAGCACCAGCAGCAGCCAGGTGGCGGCCGCCCAGGCCGGCGTTGGCCTGGCCCGCACCAACCTGGCTTTTGCCACTATCAAATCGCCGTTCGCGGGGCGCATCGGCATCTCGCAGGTGCGGCTGGGCTCGCAGGTGGCGGCGGGCACTACGGTGCTGAACACGATTTCGACCGAAAACCCGATGGGGGTGGACTTCGCGGTGACGGAAACGGACATTCCGCGTTTCCTGGCTTTGCAGAGTAAAAAAGGGGGGGTAGGCGATTCGACGCTGCGCTTCGTGCTGCCCGACGGCAAGCCCTACGGCGAGCCCGGCCGCATTCAGACCATTGACCGGGCCGTGGACCCGCAAACCGGCACTATCACGGTGCGGGTGGTTTTCGCTAATTCTCAGCACCGCCTCAAGGCTGGCCTAAGCGGCGTGCTGAAAGTGCTGAACACCGATTCGGGCCACCACCTGGTTATTCCCAACAAAGCCATCGTGGAGCAGATGGGCGAAAACTTCGTGTACGTGGCCCTCGGCGACAGCGCCAAGCAACGTAAAGTAAAGCTCGGCCCCCGCCTGCGCGATGAAATCGTGGTGCTGAACGGCATCAAGGCCGGCGACAAAGTAGTGACCGACGGCGTGCAGAAGCTGCGCGACGGAGCCAAGATTCAAATCAGCGCGCCGGGCGCGCCCGTGGCCGGGCCGGCGGGACCGGCCGCTAAGTAA